One region of Terriglobales bacterium genomic DNA includes:
- a CDS encoding ABC transporter ATP-binding protein gives MAESHHDEEVLGKAYDARLMKRLLGYLRPYRWQVALALGSIVIKAAADVLGPVLTMIAVDRYLGGRLGQGAGYRWIFTRITDLLSSEPLVGVAQIAGVYVGLLALSFVLEYLQTYYMQWVGQMAMFDLRSQIYRHLQRMHVGFYDRNPVGRLVTRVTSDVDALNEMFTAGVVSIFEDIFVLIGIVAIMLFIDWRLALIAFSVLPLIFVATLIFRKFVRDSYRRIRTAIARINAYLQEHVSGIVVLQLFNREDRSYREFEQVNRQHMDAFKDAILAHAIYYPVVEILSATAIASVIWFGGLQTFTGAVGIGILVGFMQYAQRFFRPIQDLSEKYNILQSAMASSERIFKLLDTPAAIVSPAQPRQPEGPGRITFENVWFAYGTNKETGEPDWVLRDVSFAIEPGETVAIVGHTGAGKTTIISLLLRFYDVQQGAVKLDGVDVRELDLSALRRRFGVVLQDPFLFTGTIAQNIRLGSEWITDERIARAAEEVNVADFIRTLPAGFQEQMRERGSNLSTGQKQLISFARALAHDPSILVLDEATSSVDTETEFRVRDALSRMVEGRTSVIVAHRLSTIQRADKIIVMHKGKVREVGSHQQLLAQRGIYWKLYQLQYKDQEVPPPVARPDVSVSADD, from the coding sequence ATGGCCGAATCCCACCACGACGAAGAAGTCCTCGGAAAAGCCTACGACGCGCGGCTGATGAAGCGCCTGCTCGGCTACCTGCGGCCTTATCGCTGGCAGGTCGCCCTGGCGCTCGGCTCCATCGTCATCAAGGCCGCGGCCGACGTCCTCGGTCCCGTCCTCACCATGATCGCCGTCGACCGCTACCTCGGCGGCCGTCTCGGCCAGGGCGCCGGCTATCGCTGGATCTTCACCCGCATCACCGATCTCCTCAGCTCCGAGCCGCTGGTCGGAGTCGCCCAGATCGCCGGCGTCTACGTCGGGCTGCTCGCGCTCAGCTTCGTCCTGGAATATCTCCAGACCTACTACATGCAGTGGGTCGGCCAGATGGCGATGTTCGACCTCCGCAGCCAGATCTACCGCCACCTGCAGCGCATGCACGTCGGCTTCTACGACCGCAATCCCGTCGGCCGCCTGGTCACCCGCGTCACCTCCGACGTCGACGCCCTCAACGAGATGTTCACTGCCGGCGTCGTCTCCATCTTTGAAGACATCTTCGTGCTTATCGGCATCGTCGCCATCATGCTCTTCATCGACTGGCGGCTGGCGCTCATCGCCTTCTCCGTGCTGCCGCTCATCTTTGTCGCCACTTTGATCTTCCGCAAGTTCGTGCGCGACAGCTACCGCCGCATCCGCACCGCCATCGCCCGCATCAACGCCTACCTCCAGGAGCACGTCTCCGGCATCGTCGTCCTCCAGCTGTTCAACCGCGAAGACCGCTCCTACCGCGAGTTCGAGCAGGTCAACCGCCAGCACATGGACGCTTTCAAGGACGCCATCCTCGCCCACGCCATCTACTACCCCGTGGTCGAAATCCTCTCCGCCACCGCCATCGCCAGCGTCATCTGGTTCGGCGGCTTGCAGACCTTCACCGGCGCCGTCGGCATCGGCATCCTCGTCGGCTTCATGCAGTACGCCCAGCGCTTCTTCCGCCCCATCCAGGACCTGAGCGAGAAGTACAACATCCTGCAATCCGCCATGGCCTCGAGCGAGCGCATCTTCAAGCTGCTCGACACGCCGGCGGCGATCGTCTCGCCTGCGCAGCCCAGGCAGCCCGAAGGGCCCGGCCGCATCACCTTCGAGAACGTGTGGTTCGCCTACGGCACGAACAAGGAGACCGGCGAGCCCGACTGGGTCCTGCGCGACGTGAGCTTTGCCATCGAGCCGGGCGAGACCGTCGCCATCGTCGGACACACCGGCGCCGGCAAGACCACCATCATCTCCCTGCTGCTGCGCTTCTACGACGTCCAGCAGGGCGCGGTGAAGCTCGATGGCGTCGACGTCCGCGAGCTCGACCTCTCCGCGCTCCGCCGCCGCTTCGGCGTCGTGCTGCAGGACCCGTTCCTGTTCACCGGCACCATCGCGCAGAACATCCGGCTCGGCTCCGAGTGGATCACCGACGAGCGCATCGCGCGCGCCGCCGAAGAAGTCAACGTCGCCGACTTCATCCGCACGCTTCCCGCCGGATTCCAGGAGCAGATGCGCGAGCGCGGCTCCAACCTCTCGACCGGGCAGAAGCAGCTCATCAGCTTCGCGCGCGCCCTCGCCCACGACCCCAGCATCCTGGTGCTCGACGAGGCCACCTCCTCGGTCGACACCGAGACCGAGTTCCGCGTGCGCGACGCGCTCTCCCGCATGGTCGAGGGACGCACCTCGGTCATCGTCGCGCACCGCCTCTCCACCATCCAGCGCGCCGACAAGATCATCGTGATGCACAAGGGCAAGGTGCGCGAGGTCGGCTCGCACCAGCAGCTGCTCGCGCAGCGCGGTATATACTGGAAGCTCTACCAGCTCCAGTACAAGGACCAGGAAGTGCCTCCGCCGGTCGCGCGGCCGGATGTCTCCGTCAGCGCCGACGACTAG